The following proteins are encoded in a genomic region of Bubalus kerabau isolate K-KA32 ecotype Philippines breed swamp buffalo chromosome 13, PCC_UOA_SB_1v2, whole genome shotgun sequence:
- the ID1 gene encoding DNA-binding protein inhibitor ID-1: MKVASGSAAAAAGPSCALKAGKAAGGAGEVVRCLSEQSVAISRCAGGPGARLPALLEEQPVNVLLYDMNGCYSRLKELVPTLPQNRKVSRVEILQHVIDYIWDLELELNSESHVGTPGGRGLPARAPLSTLNGEIGALAAEAACVPADDRILCR; the protein is encoded by the exons ATGAAGGTCGCCAGTGGCagcgccgcggccgccgcgggccCCAGCTGCGCGCTGAAGGCCGGCAAGGCGGCGGGCGGCGCGGGCGAGGTGGTGCGCTGCTTGTCCGAGCAGAGCGTGGCCATCTCGCGCTGCGCGGGCGGCCCCGGGGCGCGCCTGCCGGCCCTGCTGGAGGAGCAGCCGGTGAACGTGCTACTCTACGACATGAACGGCTGCTACTCGCGCCTCAAGGAGCTGGTGCCCACCCTGCCCCAGAACCGCAAGGTGAGCAGGGTGGAGATCCTCCAGCACGTCATCGACTACATCTGGGATCTGGAGTTGGAGCTCAACTCGGAATCCCACGTCGGGACCCCCGGGGGCCGGGGGCTCCCCGCCCGGGCTCCGCTCAGCACTCTCAACGGCGAAATCGGCGCCCTGGCGGCAGAG GCGGCGTGTGTTCCAGCGGACGATCGTATCTTGTGTCGCTGA